The Pongo abelii isolate AG06213 chromosome 7, NHGRI_mPonAbe1-v2.0_pri, whole genome shotgun sequence genome contains the following window.
AtccaaggggagaaaaaaaagccaTATTTTCCTactaaattttctataatatctGTCTTGGCAAACACACATTTTCTATTTGATCCCATGTCCCTATGAGTAAAATGAGTTTGTTTTCATTCTTGAATTTGCATGACCTCAGATACGTTAGGGGTGAAGATGTCAAAATGTCACAATTTTAGAAAGCCTAAAGGTCAGGCTTTCTACCCATCTTTTTAGGACTTTGGGGCACTTGATCTTTTCCTGGCTCAAAACTTAGAAACTGCTGATGCTCCAAAGAAAACCTACAAAGAGGGCGAGAGGAGAGTTAGGGAAGAAATTAGGAAACCTACCTCCAAGACTGAATTGGTTTTGTTCTCCTAGCACATCTGGgcttcatttttactttaattcgAAATTGTTTCAAGGTAATGGCGAATATATGTTCTAACGGCCTCCACACACGCAACCACATGCACTCCTATTTAGTATATTTATTGGAGGTGCTGTGCTGTACAAAGAGATAAAATGCACAACAGGGAAAGGGACCGGAATGTAGAGCCTACTTCCAGGAGAGCAGTCCTGGCCAGAAAAGAGCGCTCCTCTGGATTAACGGAGTCCCCAGGGGCGCGGCCTTGTGGGGATGTTTAAATCCCAAAGGAAGAGGCTCAAAGCAGGTTCCTCTTCGTGAACTTCCCGGATCTTCAAGTTCCCAGCTCTTCAGACCCCTTCCCGCCCTCCCGTCCTCTTGTCTTTCTTCCCCAACAGCTGTCATTAATTGGAGGATGGTAGGCCCGCTAGATCACCATCTCCATTCTCCCCCGATGCCCCGGGGCTGCTGCGTACAGATACAAGAGCCTCTCGGGCCTCTGGGGTTGAAGCCCCAAAAGTCACGCGCCTTAGTACTGCTCCCACACCCCAAACTGCCAGCCAGCCTTGGTGTTCTTCAGTCCCCGTGTTGCTTGGTGGGTGACCGGTGGAGGGGTCGCCTTTTGGGGGAAGAACGTCCCAGGCGGGGCCTTTAACTGGGTGACTGTGGTGCAGATCGCAGTTTCAGAGATCGCTCCGGAAAGAAGCGCCGTTGGGTAGCCGCTTCCTTCCAGCGCCGCGTCCCCTCCTTCTTGTCGCGACCTGCGGGCGGAGGGGAGGGGAACGAGCATCTGGCCCTGGTGGGCAGAGTCAAGCCGAGGAGCCTCACCAGGCCCTGACACCCTGCAGCGTGGCTGCCAGATGGCCCTGCGGGGTGGCATTCTGGCCACCGTGTCCGAAGCCCGCGCTGGCCAGTGGTGTGTGTGGCGCAGGACCCGAGAGCGCGCCCGCGTAGCAGCTGCCGTAGCCTGCGCCGTAGGGTGCTCCGGTGTAGCCTCCGTAGCAAGAATAGGGCGACACTGCGGCACCAtaggggctggggaaggcaggtgCGCCGGGCCCGGGGCCCAGGCAGGGCTTGCCATCGCGCACCAGGACGGGCACCGCCACTCGGCGCGGCGTTAGAGGGTGGCCGGCCAGTTCCAGCGACTTGTCCTGGCGCTGTCTCTTGCATTTGTAGCGTCGGTTCTGGAACCAGATCTTGACCTGCGTGGACGTGAGCTGCAGCGCGCTGGCCAGGTGCTCGCGCTCGGGCGCTGACAGGTACCGCTGCTGCTTGAACCGCCGCTCCAGGGCCAGCACCTGAGCCTGCGAAAAGAGCACGCGCGGCTTCCGTCGTTGCCGCGCCTTAGGCTGCTCCGAGCGGCCACCCCGCACGCTGTCGCCGCTGTTGCCAACGCCGCGCTCTGGCACCCTGGTCCCGCCGCGGAGGGGCGAGGCCGCGCTCAGGCCGGGCTCTAAAAGCACAGGAAGGGACACATCAGCGCCCAGCCTAAGGCTCACCTGAGCAGTTTCTACTTAGTTTTCAAGACTTTCCTCTCCCTGGCAGCCTTCACTCTGCGCAGCCCCCTTCTCCCTCCTACTGCCCACGAGCCCTGTCCCAGGACGTACCCTGTCCCAGGACTGTCTCAATGTTTTTTTCCCTCCAAGCTCTGTCACTTTTATATGTTACTGCTGGAACATAAATTTTGACACCTTATGGTCCCCGTTGTGTGCGTCCTTTTCCAAAAGGTAGACTCTAGATAGAATTAAGGCAGCTCCATTTCCTTCTTAGAATGTGTGtgcatgggccgggcgcagtggctcacgcttgtaatcccagcactttgggaggccgagaagggcggatcacgaggtcaggagatcgagaccatcctggctaacacggtgaaaccccgtctctactaaaaatacaaaacattagccggcgtggtggcgggcttctgtagtcccagctactcgggaggctgaggcggaagaatggcgtgaacccgggaggcggagcttgcagtgagccgagatcgcgccactgcactccagcctgagtgacagagcgtgactccgtctcaaaaaaaaaaaaaaaaaaaaaaaagaatgtgtgttcaTGGTAAACCTTCGCTGTGAGGAACAAGTGTAAGTGGAGGTGTCTATCAGATTGGACTTTGGACCCTCCTTGGAagtagagagagaaggagaaggagagggaggaggaggagagggaggaggaaaggaaggaaaaacagacagaagccTGGGTGTCAAGAAGGCGCAAACTCGGTGACAGGCTCTCAGGAGGCTCCTGTCTGCCTCATTTTCCTTCGCAGCCCCAAGCGCACTGCAGGGAACTCGGCTCTAAGTCCAGGAGCGGGAACATTGAGTGTCTCCTACGTTCACCACACTTTTGTGCACACTCTTGTCTTTTTGATGCAGCACTGCACCA
Protein-coding sequences here:
- the NKX2-6 gene encoding homeobox protein Nkx-2.6, producing the protein MLLSPVTSTPFLVKDILRLERERSCPAASPNPRVRKSPENFQYLRMDPEPRGSEVHNAGGGDGDRKLDGSEPPGGPCEAVLEMDAERMGEPQPGLSAASPLRGGTRVPERGVGNSGDSVRGGRSEQPKARQRRKPRVLFSQAQVLALERRFKQQRYLSAPEREHLASALQLTSTQVKIWFQNRRYKCKRQRQDKSLELAGHPLTPRRVAVPVLVRDGKPCLGPGPGAPAFPSPYGAAVSPYSCYGGYTGAPYGAGYGSCYAGALSGPAPHTPLASAGFGHGGQNATPQGHLAATLQGVRAW